attttaaaacattgtCACAGGAAATGATTAAGATACCATTGATATTTATTAACCTACTGGTATGTAGGATTATTTGTGAAATTTGTCATTGAAACCTCTTAGGGTAATTAAactttataaattgatagtagaaattatattgttttttaacaCATGTGTATTTCATCCTCCCAgtcaaattatttattataagttTTAAATTATAGAGCAGAAGAATTTTCAATTTGCCTGTATCTCAGATTGACTTTTAGTTTTGAAGTTGATGctcatttattaaaataataatgatttaataaattaaaagaagCCACCAAATGAGCAATTTGAATTGAAGGGATGAACTTCACAAACAATTAAGAATTGATGTGGCATTTTATTTGTTAAGGATAGTAGACAAAAAGTCATGTGATGTTTTCATATATGTAGTTGTTAACATATTCATATATCAGAGAAATATAAAAATGTTGGAACATCTTTCTGTGTTTGTTGTAGAAATTTGAAGATTTGTTTCTACATGTATTGctatgtaagaaaaaaaaatggctcAAGTATCATtacaattgaaaacaaattgacTATACACatgctatagttgttaatttctgtgtcattttagtctcttgtggagagttgtctcattggcaatcacaccacatcttctttttatacgacagcaaaaattttcaaaaatttggtcgtatattggtatgacatttggcgtcgtcgtcatccgaagacatttggttttcgcactataactttagtataaataaatagaaatctatgaaatataaacGCAAGGtaaatgaccacaaaaggaaggttgggattgattttgggagttttggtcccaacagttaaggaattaggggccaaaaagggcccaaataagcgtttttaaccggatttttgtgacaaaaatgtaggttattgatttggggatgtacagcgggcgggcgggcgggcgggcggtaatcaaatgttgtccgtgcattaactcatgaaccgttcaaccaaagctttgacttttaccgttcaggagttatggttcttgaaagattgaaaaatggagttgccagtcgtgtccgtgcatttatgaatgaactgttctaccaaagcttcagaaattttaatatgctgttgctgatgacaaaatggaggtcaagttcaataatgacgattttgacttttaccgttcaggagttatggttcttgaaagattgaaaaatggtgtttcccgtcgtgtccgtgcattttctcatgaaccattcaaccaaagcttttgaaattttaatatgttgttactgatgacaaattaaaggtcaagttcaataatgttgattttgacttttaccgttcaggagttatggttcttgaaagatcgtaaaatggcgtttccattcacgttgttgcatttactcatgaaccattcaatctaagcttttcaaattttaatatgttgatactgatgacaaaattgaggtcaaatttgatattgacgattttcactttcaccattcatcagtaatggttcttgtgatattgccaggacacaaataaatgttaataaatccggtttgctgttgTTGTGACAGACTCttgttcttggttttcgcacaataactttagtataagtaaatagaaatctatgaaatttaaacacaaggtttatgaccacaaaaggaaggttgggattgattttgggagttttggtcttaacagtttaggaattaggggccaaaagggtccaaaattaaactttgtttgatttcatcaaaaattgaattattggggttctttgatatgctgaatctaaacatgtacttagatttttgattatgggcccagttttcaagttggtccaaatcggggtccaaaattaaactttgtttgatttcaacaaaaattgaatatatggggttcttcaatatgctgaatctaaccgtatatttagatttttaatatttgggcccggttatcaaattggtccacattgaggtgtaaagggtccaaaattgaacattatttgatttcatcaaaaattgaattcttggggttctttgatatgctgaatctaaccatgtatttagattttggatattggaccataataggtaaatgtccaatttaaaattttaagtttttaaatttaagttcttcctgtgtcagaaacctatgttgtgtcaactatttaatcacaatccaaattcagagctgtatcaagtttGTGTTgcgtccatacttgccccaactgttcagggtgcggtggtataaagctgcgccctgcggagcatctggttttatatTGATATACGACCATATCAAAACAATGACATGCAAATTGGGATTGCTTTTGCACTGGTTAGCAAAGTGAGTAAGAGCAAAGACGGGTTTGATACAAATTTTTATCTTTTGACTGTTACTTGAAAACTAGAATGTAAAAACTTGGGTAAGAATGAcagtctagtacaaagcagggttcatATTCATATCTCATCAGATGTTTTATCTCCCTCTATGGTCTTGTGGTAGTTTGCTCATCTTCAATATAGGATGATTGTGGTTCAAACCTGGCCTGGTCAAATCAAAGACATGACAATATGTAATTACTGGCTGCTTCTCAATTTGGAATCTGGCAAAGCAGCAGTGGCACAAGAGTATAGTCAAAGACTGGTTAGTTTGGAGTTGGAATAATTTTTCCGTTTAAGGTGACAAATCTTCCTGCAGACTGTTAACCTTATGAACCAGCGAGTAAAAAATACTTGTCTATTACAAGACAGGGTTTCATACTAATACCACATCCATCTATCTATTTATCCAAATTTGACCAAAATCATCATAAAGGTATCTAGTTTTacaaatgtgtccaatgaccctgcctgccaacaAACCTGCAGACATGGCTCGAAACAGAACATACAGGTTAAATGCATGTTAATTAGGTCTATTATCTTAAAAAACCCTATGACTGGAAAAAATCTGCACTGATGATATCTACATATTGTCTGTTTTCTTCAACACTGTCATACAATTTCTAACGGAAGATATGATATAGCCCTTTAATTATGAATTTCAATGATTTTTATACACCTGTTCACTGGACGTAAATTTGTATTATGGTATATCATTTTCTGTCTGTCTGATCTTTCGTTGACAACATGTCAGACAttattaaactaaaaaaaaaatgcagggaAGTTCGAACTGTGGTTGGTTGCTGCGAAACAATATCCGTGCATTTACtgatgaaccattcaaccaaagcttttcaaatgtGTTGTTACTCACGCAAAACGGAGGTCAAgtacaatattgacgattttcactttcaccattaaggagttatggttcttgaaagatcggaAAAGGTTTCTTCGGTCTTTTTCCTGCTTGAACTTGTGAACTTAACCtaagttttcaaatttaaatatattgttactGGTGActaaatggaggtcaagttcaatgtTGACTGACAATTTGCCCTTTCACCTTTCCGGACTAATATAACTAAAGTAATTGAAAAATGGTCTTTCAAGTTTCCACTCATGTCCTTGCTTTAACTCATGAAttattcaaccaaagcttttcaaatttatatatgttgttactgatgataaaatagaggtcaagtttaatatttacaattttcactttcacttttcCGGACTAATATACCTAAAGTAATTGAAAAATGGTATTTCCAGTTTCCACTCATGTCCTTGCTTTAACTCATGAAttattcaaccaaagcttttcaaatttatatatgttgttactgatgacaaaatggaggtcaagttcaatattgaTGATTGTCACTTTTAGTGTTCAGGAGTCATGGTCCTTGTGATATTTAAAAATgacaggacacaaataaatgttaaaaaatccaGTTTGTTGTtgctctgacagcctcttgtcaTCTATTTTTGTCGTGCCTTACATCtggaatactattatagatagatagaaacttgaATAAGGAAAACTGACCATCAAGACAATATCTACAAAGAATTTCCTATATTGAAATTGTCTTACAATCCcattattggagttattgccctttgataatgatttttttccctctttttttttttgcatattgtctaatatctgaaaaatatatagcaaaaattatcagcaatatagaaataaggagatgtggtatgattaccaatgagacaactatctgctAATTatataaagttcaaataaagtatatacatgtataagcaattataggcaactgtacgaacttgatctacaaataagtcagataGTCGAAATCACCAGTCGACTCCTTTTAGGAGTACTTGCTCTTCAATGACTATGTTTAccaaaagttttctgttttttagTCCCCTTTTAACAAAGTGGAAGGGGCATTATGTTTgaactctgtctgtctgtccatccttcagtccagcaaatcagttttccacactgtTTTTCGTCATGATTCAGATATTGACTTtataattggtatatagtttttatcatgacaagtgacatattaagttcaaattttgttcatGTCTGATGTTTTTGTTCAGAGTTATGATCCTTGGACTTTAAAAACtcacttaaataatcagttttttaacactttttttcaacatgcttgaagatattgacttgatatttgttatatagtttacactatgacaattttgttccaatacaatggATATTTTAAAACCAGTAGGTGTCTATGCAGGGCCGTAACTATATTGAGGCAAacgaggcaaatgcctcatgttggaaatttctaaaaaaaaaaaactgaaacaagaTTGTCTTAATTCATATCAGCCTGAATTGTTTTCATGGAAAATTTCTTGCAAGAAgaaagttctcttcactctctcaTATTTTTCGTGATCCGTGAGtcatccatgtttctattttacttttagttttcagagttgatggtctattgtttgtacttctgtgtcccgggtttgtcttttgttcatttattgtcctactttataaCTATAGTCTGcagagtgttgattttcatttgtaaagtgtggttttgcaatgttgcatgtccaccgatgtccagacattgtACGAGAAAATATTGTAAGAATATACAATGCTACTGGACATAGAAAAAAattgtcgtttctgcatggagaattgaacttgatatcaaagaatacaaaactggctcTTTTTTGTAGATAAATCTAGATAGGTGACATGGTTTAAATCAAAGTAAGACCAacaatttcccggtatcaaatcatcttttaaaaaaaaacgtcaatgtattgccatatgaccttttacattgaagggttaaacttgcatgAAGTCGTTTTCAGACccttaaacagaaaataaaagaatatgaagTAAACGTGCACATGACCTTATATCACACAAAGTcgatgcatagaaaaaatacaaatgctCAATGGCCAAAGTTTTttttcctgttcttcatcttgatagttgatggagggtcttcaacaataaaagaagcattaataccgtaaaacaaggtcaagatggtccttagtgtcgacttaagcagtaatagtacttaaagtataatactgcactgtcactatatttaaatctagtcataaaaaatcaccaaagtctgaattaagcacaatacaagacaaggacagacagacataatgattatgagaatttaggtttttgttttatcctacggtctacttttaatgttgttgtaaaacctaaaagtcttaaattacaatgaatctttGTGTTTGCTTTGAGACAAAAATATTGTCGAAAGAAATAGCTAAAAATTAATTGCGTTTGAATGTAAGAAAGAGtctgggaaacgctcagaatgcacgattttgcgttatttttctcagggggtctgggggccgctgaACCTcgccaaaattttttcgcctcgctacgctcggcgaatatattttgcctcaatattaaaagaggctagttacggccctggattataatttagtacgccagacccgCATTTAGCTTTGATAAACAAAGTAAAGAAATCTTAGAACACCAACACTGTGAATTGGCGGCGTATTACATCCTTATTTCCCGGgagataaacaaaaaaatgttataacaACCATTTTGGAATATAACCTTTCCAACCTTCATTTAGGGCTCCcttcttttgaaaaataatagaCCTATTCATATCTACATATTTTCATTATTCACAAACAGTTTCATCTCGTGAGGCTCAACATTGTGTATTGTCAACATTTCCTGAGAACTTAAGACACTCTTTTTTCCATGTGAAGTGTTTTATAACTGATTTAGCAGAAAAGGATTGTGAATATGGTATCTTCGGTTTCTTTTTATCCCACTCAGACTCTGTAAAGTGCGATTTCCCGCCACTTTTTGTGACAACTTGTACATCATCCATATCCTCACCACTTTCTTCAATGTCGGTTATTGACATCAAGACAGGCGGACGTTTTATACTATCACTCTGACTTTTTTTCAGCATTGTCTTGCCatttttattgatagtttttgtgTTGTGGGATATACTGTGTTGTTCTGGAACATTTGAATTATTCGTTACCAAAGAGCTACTTTGAGCATTGGCTTTACTACTGTTTGGACTCATTTGAGATGGAGCTGGAGATGGGGGATTCTCAATCTTAGTTTTATTAAACAATAATTTCGTCTTTGAAGGTGGTATAGAGAAcgattttatgtattttgttgtCAATTCATTGGTCGATTTTGGCGGCTGTCTTCTCAGTGTATTCATTAACGCTGGTCGACTACTACTTTTGGGGCTAAATGTGCTGTAATCTTGATTATGTGTATCTGTTTCTTCATTGGTTGAAAACCTTGTAGAAGATGGCATTGCAGGAATTGCAATTATTTTTTCCCTGTCTGACTTCTTTGGATCTACCGTTCTGCAAGCATCGATTAAATAAAATGGAATAACTATTGCTGCAATAACTGCACCAACTAAGGCAATATACCAGCATAGTGATATGGTGTTGTTCCCAGATTTTATGTCATTCTTATAAATCATCAGGCATGCTATCACAAAAGCAACTGTAAAAAAGGAGAATTAATCAATTGTTGTGTAAAGGGCTTAGGCTACTACTGTTACTGtcgaaaacttaaaaaaatcagaaatttaacaaaaaacaaattttacagaaatttaaCATATTATGATACAAACTTCTATGTCGGAGGTTTATCGTTCATTGTTGTTTGCTGTCTTCCAGAAATACAGTGAAATAGGtcaataaattttattgaatgtaaGTAAAATGAGCGAAATTTGCATTTTTTGCGTTATCTCGAAAATTTCCGTTTGAACAATATGAAAATTAAGGGGATATATAGGATTCATGTTTGATTTCTAAATTATTTGAGTGTGGGTGatgtttgaatttaaatttaCCATGATAAATACGATTTTGCACTTATGACTTCTTTGTAGTTTAGACCGTTCAGTTTTTTACATTACATATAAGAGATGTATTGACTAACTCGAGGCCCCACTGAAATGTTAATTTCATCAGAAAGGAAATATCTACAGTACTACCATATATATGTATCAACTAACTTTAAACTTTTGGCCGAATTTTCGAGAAAACATAATATTAGTTCCCTTATCCGTAGCCACAGAATCGACCCAAACTCCACTATTTGATACATTATATGCTATGATATTCATCAGAATGGCAGAAGTTCCATACGAggatgaaattaaacagacctataaaaatccaattgcatgaGTTTACTATCTATTTACAAAAACTGAAAATGCTGATAACATGCGCAACCCATGTCAATCTAACAAAAGAGTGAAATTGAACGCTGCATACGGACCATAAATGAGAACTATTGCAGGatagttttaaacaaaatttaaccgatatatattttatatagattgcAACGAGTTCATTTCATCAAAATCCGAAAATATTTTATAGAGAATGCTTTTGTCGTTTTCTTAGTTTGCATCACTTGAGTgactaaatatataaaaaaaatataacgatATCTTTTTTACCCAAAAGGAATGCGTCGTCAGCAAATATCGATcaataaaaaattttttttttgcatctgtTGGTTACTACATTTATATGACTCAAAAGTTGTAAATTGGGTATACAGTATCGAATCTAGGGAGATTGTTGCGGGAGTCAGTGGAACATGGTTTTTCTACCcgcaattttaattaaaaaatttggATGATAATTACGATATTAAATACGCAGGCCATTCTCGTATTATTCTTTTCAAGGTGGAATAGATATGGATACTACTTGACTTGACTTCCAATCGcttgaaacattttttatattccatgtttctgaaacttatatCCTTTTAAATCACAATCCAACAACACAATGTTTATTAGTAACGTTACCgacaataatacatgtacatgctttATGAATGTTCATTGAATATTCAAgtcattataaatgaaaatatataatttcttcGACATACGTCAGAGGTTTAATTAAATGATTGTATTCACCGCgccgaagtcaggaatatgacggttgtttcTACGTCATAAAAAAGTGACCAATATCTAATACTAAATGTATGTACATGCATATAACGGCAAACCACAGTTATTTTATTCCAAGGGACCAACACGATCGCTATATATATACCTCAAATGTATCACCTCGATCAAGTTAGGTTTTTCCCAAGATCATTTGTATCTTAGTAtatgtatatttcaatattattattataaactgACCTGCTAAAATTGCCAGAACAACTGTCGTATATTTGATTGCTCTCGCCTTCTTCCATTGATTTGTCCAAAATATTGTTAATGCAGACATCACGACAAACAAAATGTAGAATGATAGTCCTAGACATGACACAATCTCAACTGTTTTGTGGTTGGCTGaaacagaaatacaaaaaaaagccaATAGCACATAGTCCTATAAAAAAGTGTTTAAGTATGGATATGATATTGCCAACGTACGATACCGTCTAGCGCACGATCCCATGTTTATATGACTACTTTTAATTTGGAAACCAAAGGATCCGGGAGGTAAATACTAGTAATTGTTCGTGAGCAATGAAAACAGACAGAACCTAACCAGAACAGGTAATGCAGACTGAGTTCATGTGGGAGTTGCAACCTCCaagttttatatttgaaaatattgtgaTAATATGAACACATTTTCATTGAAACCTGAATTGAGACCGTCGATATTAGTTAACTTACGAGATTTAAGATAGTCCGGCCACAAAGCACAAGTATCACTACCACCATTTATATAACATATTTGCCAAAGTCCATCACTTCCACTTTCGTGAGTAGACCATTTTGGAATGGAGAATGCcgtaatatataaaataagtcCAATggcagaaaacagaaaaaaagcaaTGCGCAGTTTTTTATAAGTTGAAGCCATGTTTTCGGCTAGTAACAACTGACGGATAGTTTGTTAATAATTTGTTAATAATTATGTAAGTCGTCCGACTTCTCCTTCAATCCATGATTTTTCATCGATTTTCATATTCTACAAAATGTCTCTTCTCTGTTTCTCTACATACAAAAAAATGGACTTATGGGAAATAACAGATAATTCAATTGTTCTTTTGTTATTGATTTGTTAAACATTACTTCACCAATAGATATATATCTATGCTTCACCAAACCTTTTAAAACTGCGAACACTATACCAAATCTTTTAAAACTGCGAACATTATACAGTACTTACATAATTAAACCCACCTAAATATTCACTGTTTAGGCACTATCAGGTTTCATAAATGACATTTCTTTCGACGTGCGCTAAAAGGCGGATTTTCGATCAAAAATCTTAAGTAATATAATGTATCgttattaattatataaacatgtaaatgAATTATACCTCGACCTGCTTGCGCATTCAGTTTGCGGTATTTGTCACTATTTCTCAAAAATCCACTGTGTCGACCAttcttattttcaatattgttgtGAAAGTTTTAAGTAGCAAGATCTCTTTCTGTTTCTTAATATTGCCATGATCCGATAAAAAATGATAATCTCATTTATTAAATATTGTTTATCGCATCAATTTTCTGTATGGATTTTAATAATGGAATAAAAGTCTTTTTTGATTGAATAAGGTTGGTCAATATATGTATTTTTCCTTTGATCAGTATCGTCTCCGGTATTATTACAATCTATCGGATTCGCTTGTTTTTCttgctgataaagtcagtataaaaataaaaaatgccatTGCGTTATATACGAATATtcatgtattatttaaaaaaataatgtaaacaataaTGAATCAGCATGAGAGTTAAATGTAATTTGAggttattgaaaaaaatcaaatctcaACCTAtatataagggacgacatcaaaagtacTTTGCTTAATCTATCCACATACCAAATGTTGTTGACTTATCCCTATGGTAACAGAAGACGAGTACAGTAACAtgtaaaggtgtcagaccaccaattactccctccaatttagaacataGGCCTACttggacaaaaaatagtgcatttgatgtcattctttacttaaacaaacaaacaaattggcagaaatgaaacttttggtgaaagggaaatatatcaagaccattttgagccaaaatttacttgtctatgagtttgcattcaacaTTCAGGATTtatgcactccatagtatactaatttaagatttcagaaaaccaggggttattttcaGTGTTATCTCTAGGGAGacctcttctttcttatatgattttaaacgtatgttgaaaattggcatgtagtaAGCTGAtccatgtacaattcaggatatacctggtttctatgaagttaaacttaaggtaaaatatttagaaagctgtgaaaattgcaaaatttggttgaacagatagggacttttaattggtggtctgacacctttaaaaCAAACCTGATCACTGGAGACTGATCTATGAAGTCAACGCCATATGACAAACACCAGACTGACATTTACCCAAAACAATGTGGAATAAATACTGTTGACATGAAAAGCTACTGTCTGAGGAAAAGACCTCATACTGAGAACAACTAATTTGATTACTTTAGTATATAAAAGAGGCCATTGCACTGACAATGCATTGCTGTGAATGTATTTCTATCATctagggtgctataaacagtttcgtataaaaaaaaaattggggttattccccaactaaaaatagacatggagggaagtccctttttttcaacataattggtgaaaaagtatcaagttttttgtatttggttggaAAGATATGTTGattaacttcaattaaagcaggttgaatgattaaactaattttaaaaattagattaaaaatacatattttgagGGGatacaacactgtaaacagtctgtttttttggcagtgaaaattgaaaacttatttgcagccactgtagctcttttcggaggaggcgaacgtaccctgaagcatgaattttttgaaagaccaggtaaaaatctatgaaattcatacaattttgattatgaaaaatgtgcaggtatcatgtcttcaggggtgtgcacatgacctgatttcaggttttttaagcttaaattaggcaatgtttttcccagtttctctggataaaacttttttataccattaaaagtacacttttttttattccattataaactacagaacattctgattccagtgatatctaattttatacaagtatctttattaatcagtccaccactaagggtcacttatacatggtccctcaaaatatgacgtcatagaaaaaaaaatgttgattgcaCCCCTACCTCCATAGTGATACCATGTGTTGTCATCCTAGGTGAAAACGAGGGAAAGATGTTTAAGCTCATATTTGCCATTTGTCAATATTATATTTACTCTTGAAATATAACATCTACAAATATAAAGTCAAGCAAGACAAAAAATGTTAATTCCAAGCAATAAACAGCCAGACTATGCTGATGATTTAGCACTTTTATCCCATACCGAGGACCATGTGCAGGAGAAGACCAAATAACTAATAGAAACAGCTCAAGATCACTTGAGATCAATGCCAAAAAGACAAAGTTAATGTACCTCAATACAGAGAGACAACCTGTCATATTTATAGAAGGGAAACAGCTGGAAACAGTGGATTCATTTAACTACATAGGCAGTTGTATAACAACAGAAGGTGGTGCTGAAAGAGATATTAAGATCAGAATAGGAAAAGCTAGATCCGCATTCATTAGATAAGCCAACATCTGGAAAACAACAGCCTTTTCAAAGAAGTCCAAGCTCAGACTCTATAACAGCTATGTACTTTCTGTACTCTTATATGGCTCAGAGTGCTGGAGAATGACTGAGAAAGGTATCAACAGACTATCCAGCTTCCATAACACATGTCTAGGGAAGATAATGAAAATATTCTGGCCAAACAAAATCTCCAACAAAGACCTACATGAGATGACCAGCACCAAGGACATGGAGACTttgctaatataaaaaagatggaGGTGGCTTGGTCATGTTATACGCAAACCATCTGATGACATGACCAAGGTAGCCCTTAGATGGACACCAGAGGGGAAAAGAAAGAGAGGCCGACCTAAAACAACATAGAGACGCACCATAGAAAATGAGCTAAAGGAAAGAGGATATACCTAAGGCACAATGGGAAGAAAAGCAACCAACCGAGAAGAGTGGAGAACACTTGTCCTTGCCCCATGTGCCATATGGCATAGTAAggaata
This sequence is a window from Mytilus edulis chromosome 1, xbMytEdul2.2, whole genome shotgun sequence. Protein-coding genes within it:
- the LOC139484041 gene encoding uncharacterized protein; the encoded protein is MASTYKKLRIAFFLFSAIGLILYITAFSIPKWSTHESGSDGLWQICYINGGSDTCALWPDYLKSPNHKTVEIVSCLGLSFYILFVVMSALTIFWTNQWKKARAIKYTTVVLAILAVAFVIACLMIYKNDIKSGNNTISLCWYIALVGAVIAAIVIPFYLIDACRTVDPKKSDREKIIAIPAMPSSTRFSTNEETDTHNQDYSTFSPKSSSRPALMNTLRRQPPKSTNELTTKYIKSFSIPPSKTKLLFNKTKIENPPSPAPSQMSPNSSKANAQSSSLVTNNSNVPEQHSISHNTKTINKNGKTMLKKSQSDSIKRPPVLMSITDIEESGEDMDDVQVVTKSGGKSHFTESEWDKKKPKIPYSQSFSAKSVIKHFTWKKECLKFSGNVDNTQC